CCTCTCGCCCTCCGCCCTCCCCGCATGAAGCTCCTCCTCTTCGACATCGACGGCACGCTCCTCACCACGAACGGCGCGGGCCGCCCCGCCGTCGAGGCCGCCCTCTCCCACGTCGCCGGGTTCCCCGTTTCGACCGAGGGCGTCTCGTTCTCCGGCAAGACCGACCCGCAGATCCTCCGCGAAGTCCTCACCCGCAACGGCGCCGACGACGCCCTCCTGAACGGGCGGTTCGCCGACGTCGTCGAGGCGTTCCGGGCGACGATGCACGACCTCTTCGACCCGGCCGAGACCGACGCGCTCGACGGCGCCACCGCGCTCGTGGACCGGCTCCACGGCGACGACCGCTTCCAGCTCGCCCTCCTCACGGGCAACCTGCAGGAGATGGCGTACCTCAAAGTCGGCGCGATCGGGTTCGACGACGGGCACTTCCCGTTCGGCGCCTTCGGCAGCGACCACGAAGACCGGAACGCGCTCCCGGCGATCGCGCGGCAGCGGGCACTCGCCCACACCAGCCGCGCCTACGGCGACGCCGACGTGATCATCATCGGCGACACGCCGCGCGACATCGAGTGCGGGCGCCTCGGCGGCTGCCGCACGATCGCCGTCGCCACCGGCCGCTACGACCGCGCCGCCCTCGCCGAGCATGACCCCGACGTCCTTCTCGACAGCCTCACCGACGCCGAGGCGTTCATCGCGTCTATCGTGGCCTGAGCCGGCGCGTCACGCGAACCGCCGCAGCGTGCGCTCCACCTGCCCGGCGTAGCCCGCGCCGAAGAGGTTGAGGTGATTGAGCAGGTGGTAGAGGTTGTACACCTCGCGCCGCGCGGCGTAGCCCGGCTCCAGCGGCCACGCCGCGCGGTATGCGTCGTAGAACCGCCGGTCGAACCCGCCAAACAGTTCGGTCAGGGCGAGGTCGGTCTCGCGGTGGCCGTAGTACGTCGCAGGGTCGATGAGTGCGGCGCAGCCGTCGGACGCCGGCAGGAAGTTGCCGCTCCACAGGTCACCGTGGAGGATAGAAGCGGGTGGGCTCACGGGCAGCCACTCGGGGAGCCGGTCGAGCAGCCGCTCGGCGGGGGCGTTCCACCGTTCGCGCCATCCGCCGCGTGATCGGGCGAGCGCGATCTGCGGCTCCAAGCGCTGTGAGCGGAAGAAGTTCGGCCACGTCATACGCCACGCATTCGGCTGCGGCGTGCGGCCGATGAAGTTGTCGCGCTCGAACCCGTAGCGCCCGTCGGCGGGCGTGGACCGATGCAACGCTGCGAGCGCCTCGCCGAACCGCTCCCAGAACGCCGCGTCGGTCCGGCCCGGCTCGATCCACCCCATCAGGAGTGCGCCGGGGCCTGTGTCGTCCGCGTTCCACGTCGCCATCACGTCGGGGACGAGTAGCGGGGAGGCGGCGTTGCGGAGCGCACGGAGCCCGGCGGCTTCGGCCTCGAACGTCTGCCCGGCTTCGCCCCCGCTCCACTTCAGGAAATAGCGTGTGCCGCCCGCCTCGATCCGCATCGCATTCGCGATGCAGCCGCCGCCTACCGGTTCGCTCCGACGGATGTCGCCGACGTGCGGGCGGAGACGGTCGACGACGGCATTGGGGAGATCGGGCACGGGATCAGTCCAGCCCGTACGCCGCCTTCAGCCGGTCGAGGATGGCGCGGCTCGTGCGCTCGACGATGTCGTACACGTTCTCGAACCCCTGCCGTCCACCGGTGTAGGGGTCGGGCACCTGGTACGTCTCCGGATTGGGGTCGAACTCGCGAAAGAGCCGGACGCGGGTGCCGTGGTCGCCGTCGGGGTCCAGGGCGAGCGTGTCGTGGAGGTTCGTCTTGTCCATCACGAACACGTGGTGGTAGTCGTAGAGGTCGCGGCGCTGGACCTGCCGGGCGCGGAGGTCGTCGATGCGGAGGCCGCGGCCCCGCGCCGTCGAGCGCATCCGCGCGTCCGGCATCTCGCCGACGTGCCACGCCCCCGTGCCCGCCGAGTCGACTTCGAAACGGTCGGCGAGCCCTTCGTCTTCGAGCAGCTTGCGAAAATACCCCTCGGCGAGCGGGCTCCGGCAGATGTTGCCCATGCAGACGAAGAGCACGCGGATCGGGTTGGGGGGCGTGGTCGGCTCCGTCGCGGTAGATTCGGGCGCGAGCGGGTCGTGGGCGAGGCGGGAGGGGTCGGACATGCGGAAGGGCGAGCTATGGGCGGAAGAGGCGATGATGGTACAGATGGCGCGAGACGGGGATTCGCAAATTATGTAGGAAGTGTCCCCTCACATCGCCTGGAAGGATCGCCCTTTCATGAGAAACTGAAACTAAGGGCGGGTCGCCGCGTGAACGGCTGAGCCTCCCACGAGGCATCCGCAGCCCCTGCGCGACCCGTATATTTGTCCGATCCACCCGCGCCGTTCCCGGTGCGCGCTGCAGTCCCTCTCCCATCGCCTCGCCCCGATGCCCCACGCCGCCTCCCTCACGCCCGGCCCCCTCCTCGCTCAAATCGATACGCCGGCCGACCTCCGAGCGCTCTCCGAAGACCAGCTCCCGCAGGTCTGCCGCGAGCTCCGCGACTACATCATCGATGTCGTCGCCGTGCACGGCGGGCACTTCGGGGCCTCGCTCGGCGTCGTCGAGCTGACGGTCGCGGCGCACTACGTCTACGACACGCCGCGTGACCTCTTGGTGTGGGACGTCGGGCACCAGGCGTACGGGCACAAGATCCTCACTGGCCGCCGCGAGGCCTTCCCGACGAACCGGAAGTACGGCGGGCTGAGCGGCTTCCCCAAGCGGTCGGAGTCCGAGTTCGACACCTTCGGCGTCGCCCACGCGAGCACGTCGATCTCCGCCGCGCTCGGGATGGCGAAGGCGCGCGACCTCAAAGGCAGCGGCGAGCGCGTCGTCGCCGTGATCGGCGATGGGGCGATGACGGGCGGCCTCGCCTTCGAAGGCCTCAACAACGCGGGAACGGCGAAGACCGACCTCCTCGTCGTCCTCAACGACAACCGGATGAGCATCGACCCGAATGTGGGTGCGCTCAACGAGTACCTCGCCTCCATCGCCTCGGGCAAGGTGTGGAACGAGCTCCGGGACGACATGTGGGACCTCTTCGAGCGGATGAAGGGCGTCGGCGGTGGGACGCTGCAGAGGATCGCCGCCCGCGTCGAGAACGGAATCAAGGCGACGATCACGCCGGGTATGCTCTTCGAGGCCCTCGGCTTCCGCTACTTCGGCCCCATCGACGGCCACGACGTGGAAGGGCTCGTGCACCGGCTGCGGGACATGAAGGACCTCAAGGGGCCGATTCTGCTTCACACGCTGACGGTCAAGGGCAAGGGCTTCGCCCCGGCCGAGGCCGATCAGGTGAAGTGGCACGCCTCGGGCTCGCCCTTCGACAAAGTCACGGGCAAGAGCCTCGCCGTCGCCACGCCGAACGGGAAGAAGCCGCCGAAGTGGCAGGACGTGTTCGGCCACGCGATGATCGACCTCGCCAAGCAGGACGAGCGGGTCGTCGGGATCACGGCGGCGATGCCGAGCGGGACGAGCTTGAAATACATGCTCGACGAGATGCCCGACCGGGCGTTCGACGTGGGCATCGCGGAGATGCACGGCGTCGTCTTCGCCGCCGGGCTCGCCACGCAGGGCTTCAAACCGTTCGTCGCGATCTACTCGACGTTCCTCCAGCGGGCCTACGACGGCGTCGTCCACGACGTCGCCCTCCAGGACTTGCCGGTCGTGTTCTGCATGGACCGCGCGGGCGTCGCCGGCGCCGACGGGCCGACGCACCACGGCGCGCTCGACATCCCGTTCATGCGTTGCGTGCAGAACATGGTCTGCGCCGCGCCGCTCGACGAGCAGGACCTCCGCGACCTGATGTTTACCGCCGCCCAGCACGACGACGGCCCCTTCGCCATCCGCTACCCGCGCGGCTCCGCCACGGGCATGGCGCTGCGCGACGGCTTCGAAGCGGTGGAGATCGGGAAGGGACGGAAAATCGCTGACGGCTCCGACCTCGCGTTCGTCACCTACGGCGCGATCGGGCAGTACGTGCCCGAAGCCCGCGAGCGCCTCCGCTCGCATGGCGTCGACGCCGCCCACTACGATCTCCGCTTCTGCAAGCCGCTCGACCACGCCCTCCTGCAGGAGGTGTTCGCGCGCTTCGACAACGTGATCACCGTCGAGGACGGCGTCGTAACGGGCGGCGCCGGCACGGCCGTCCTCGAATGGCTCGCCGACCACGGCGTGGCGCACGGCGAGGTGCTCCGCCTCGGTTTGCCGGACGACTTCGTCGAGCACGGCTCCCAGCGCGAGCTCCACGACGAGGTCGGGATCGGGCCGGATGGGCTCGTCCGCCACGCCCTCGCCCTGCTTGGGAAGGAGCAACACATCGAAGCGGCGTGACGCAGGCGGGCCGTGGCGGTGGCCTACGGTGCGCAGGCTTCGCGTTTGCGAAGGTGCAACCCCGTTGCTTTTCGCGGTCGCGGCATGGAGTTGAATCCGGCAGCCGACACCGGGCACGTAGATTGCAGGCTATCCTCGCGTTATCATTGATCGATACGCCCACGCATCGCGCGCTCCCCGGCCGACACGTTCCTCCGCTATGAATGAGCGGCTCGCCCATCGCACAGCCCCGCCCAGTGCTCCCCGGAGTACGTCGCCCCGCGTGCTCCCGCCGCCCGACGTTCCCGTCAGCTTCTGGCTCCGCCCGCTCGTCCTGGGTGCCGTCGTCGCCGGCATCCTCCTCGTCGCGCTCCTCCTGCTCTTCCTTCGGGACGACCCATCCGACACGGAGATCACGCCCGAAGAACTCGCCATCTTGATGGCCGAGCCGCCCCCACCGAGCGACCTCCCGCCCCTCTGGTCGACGCCGACCCGGCCCTCCGATCTACGCCTCCGCACGGAGCCGGCAGGAGCGGCGGTCCAGCTCAACAACGAGTGGATCGGCACGACGCCGGTCGAACTCGACGGGATTCAGCCGGGGTTCTATACGCTCCGCATCGCGAAGCCCGACCACGTAGCCAGGGATACCGCGTTCTACCTCGCCAGCGGTGCATCGATCGACCTCACCCTCCGGCTCCGCTCCACGCTCCCCGAGCCTAGCCTCGTAGAGCCGACGCCCTCCCGTTCAGACCCACTCGCTTCCGCCCGTCCCGATCGCACCGTGGAGGAAGCACCACGGAGCGTGCAGCAGCGTGGGCGCCCTGCGGGTGGAGGGGGTCCCCCGCTCGATTTCGATGTGGCGTCGCCCGAGGAGGTCCGTCAGGTGACGCACACGGGATCGCTCACGATCACGTCTAACCCGCCCGGCGCGATCGTCCTCGTCGACGGCGTCGTAATGGGGCGGGCTCCGCTTTCGCTCAACGAACTCAGCCCCGGGTCGTACGTCGTCACGCTTACGCTGCCGGGCATCGTGCCGCTCTCGTATCAGGCCGAGGTGATGGCCCAGTCCGTCGCCGTCGTCAAAGGCGACTTCTCCGTCCTCGTCGACAACTGAGGCCCGCGTGCTGGCGAAACATCCGAACGGCGACGCGTTGAACTCCCCCACCCACCCGTTGCCCCATGCTGTTTCCAACGCTCCCCCCCGACGCTCGCCTCTGGATCTTCACCGCCGACCGCTCGCTTTCTGAGTCCGATCAGGACCACCTACGCGATACCCTCGTCGGTTTCGTCGCCCAGTGGACCTCCCACGGCCGTTCCGTTCCCGGAGACGTGGCCCTCACCGAGGACCGGTTCGTGCTCGTCGCCGCGCACCTCGCCGGGGGCGTGTCGGGATGCGGCATCGACAGCCTCGTGCACGCGGTCGAGCAGGCCGGGTCTGCGATAGGCATTCAGTGGGTCGATGGGCTGCACATCGTCTTTCGAGACGAGGCCGGAGCCGTGGAAGTCCTCCCCCGCCC
Above is a genomic segment from Rhodothermales bacterium containing:
- a CDS encoding HAD hydrolase-like protein; this encodes MKLLLFDIDGTLLTTNGAGRPAVEAALSHVAGFPVSTEGVSFSGKTDPQILREVLTRNGADDALLNGRFADVVEAFRATMHDLFDPAETDALDGATALVDRLHGDDRFQLALLTGNLQEMAYLKVGAIGFDDGHFPFGAFGSDHEDRNALPAIARQRALAHTSRAYGDADVIIIGDTPRDIECGRLGGCRTIAVATGRYDRAALAEHDPDVLLDSLTDAEAFIASIVA
- a CDS encoding low molecular weight protein-tyrosine-phosphatase; its protein translation is MSDPSRLAHDPLAPESTATEPTTPPNPIRVLFVCMGNICRSPLAEGYFRKLLEDEGLADRFEVDSAGTGAWHVGEMPDARMRSTARGRGLRIDDLRARQVQRRDLYDYHHVFVMDKTNLHDTLALDPDGDHGTRVRLFREFDPNPETYQVPDPYTGGRQGFENVYDIVERTSRAILDRLKAAYGLD
- the dxs gene encoding 1-deoxy-D-xylulose-5-phosphate synthase; amino-acid sequence: MPHAASLTPGPLLAQIDTPADLRALSEDQLPQVCRELRDYIIDVVAVHGGHFGASLGVVELTVAAHYVYDTPRDLLVWDVGHQAYGHKILTGRREAFPTNRKYGGLSGFPKRSESEFDTFGVAHASTSISAALGMAKARDLKGSGERVVAVIGDGAMTGGLAFEGLNNAGTAKTDLLVVLNDNRMSIDPNVGALNEYLASIASGKVWNELRDDMWDLFERMKGVGGGTLQRIAARVENGIKATITPGMLFEALGFRYFGPIDGHDVEGLVHRLRDMKDLKGPILLHTLTVKGKGFAPAEADQVKWHASGSPFDKVTGKSLAVATPNGKKPPKWQDVFGHAMIDLAKQDERVVGITAAMPSGTSLKYMLDEMPDRAFDVGIAEMHGVVFAAGLATQGFKPFVAIYSTFLQRAYDGVVHDVALQDLPVVFCMDRAGVAGADGPTHHGALDIPFMRCVQNMVCAAPLDEQDLRDLMFTAAQHDDGPFAIRYPRGSATGMALRDGFEAVEIGKGRKIADGSDLAFVTYGAIGQYVPEARERLRSHGVDAAHYDLRFCKPLDHALLQEVFARFDNVITVEDGVVTGGAGTAVLEWLADHGVAHGEVLRLGLPDDFVEHGSQRELHDEVGIGPDGLVRHALALLGKEQHIEAA
- a CDS encoding fructosamine kinase family protein — encoded protein: MPDLPNAVVDRLRPHVGDIRRSEPVGGGCIANAMRIEAGGTRYFLKWSGGEAGQTFEAEAAGLRALRNAASPLLVPDVMATWNADDTGPGALLMGWIEPGRTDAAFWERFGEALAALHRSTPADGRYGFERDNFIGRTPQPNAWRMTWPNFFRSQRLEPQIALARSRGGWRERWNAPAERLLDRLPEWLPVSPPASILHGDLWSGNFLPASDGCAALIDPATYYGHRETDLALTELFGGFDRRFYDAYRAAWPLEPGYAARREVYNLYHLLNHLNLFGAGYAGQVERTLRRFA
- a CDS encoding PEGA domain-containing protein, with amino-acid sequence MLPPPDVPVSFWLRPLVLGAVVAGILLVALLLLFLRDDPSDTEITPEELAILMAEPPPPSDLPPLWSTPTRPSDLRLRTEPAGAAVQLNNEWIGTTPVELDGIQPGFYTLRIAKPDHVARDTAFYLASGASIDLTLRLRSTLPEPSLVEPTPSRSDPLASARPDRTVEEAPRSVQQRGRPAGGGGPPLDFDVASPEEVRQVTHTGSLTITSNPPGAIVLVDGVVMGRAPLSLNELSPGSYVVTLTLPGIVPLSYQAEVMAQSVAVVKGDFSVLVDN